Genomic DNA from Ctenopharyngodon idella isolate HZGC_01 chromosome 1, HZGC01, whole genome shotgun sequence:
CTTTTCTATTGAGACGCCTTCATTTtgttctaaataaaaatatagaaattaTACATGTGCATTAAACCtgttatgcccttttacaaagtcttgattttgtttttgggcttttctagaataggttttcatgcctgaatgtcaaaaaacacatgatttTTCCCAGATTTGatattgttgcagctcctctcttcccagtctgtcagtaatgctctgtGTAGTTCCTGTCTGCCCCTTCTTATGAAAAACGCAatatgctctgattggtcagctggacaaGGCTGGATCATTCAAACAATTCTGGATAActagatttaaaaaatagtcattttaaactttgatgttggcttgagaaagcctggCAAATAGTTTTACGTAGTTTTACAATCTTGaagtttttgaatgttttaagtttaagggccctatcatacaatGTGACACCAGGCgcgatgcaagtgttttttgctagtgtCAGCCCGTCACGTccagcgccacgttgtttaaatagcaaatgcactcacaCCCATCTGTTTGCCCATGgtcgtgctggtctgaaaattaggtgtgttcaggtggattgttggcatgttgctattttgaggcaactgaaaacgactgctcCATtaaccaactgaaacctggtctaaagtcaatggctttacacacacagggacacgcagcagcacacaaacattttttaaatattaaaaatgaaaggaTTTCTCTCAGGAGAAGCATTCAgtctttccgcttgcaaattcaaaaaaaatattaggcatACACAGCAGTCATAAGTCATTACAATTCAAGTCTAATTCATTTGTTGAAACCTGGAAGCCACAGAGagaacacattattattattattattatttttttcattaaacaacaatataacacaataattataattaacttattaaattttctctttattaaaatgcattatatcaGCATCATAGTGCATGGCAGTCATAGTCATTCAAGTCTTATTAtaattggtaaaaaaaaaaaaaaaagaaaacattgatattgtttattttctttagaaattattaaatattacacatttGCTGGTGGTAATGCTGTAAATGAGTCCTACCTGTCATGACTTTCCcactgccttctcttaaaacaATATTATCAAGGTAAAATCTACATGCAGTTAAAAGTATCGTTTAGTGtaaaaaatgttgaatattaGCTATGTTGCATATTAGCTAACAGGCTGTCGATTCATTAAATGAAGCTGTTTCTTCACAAAAGCGGTTTATTCAGCATAATGAAACTGAACATTTATTGGCTCAGTTGAACATTCCAGTATAGGTCTTTTCAAGTTTTGATTTCAAGTCTTTTGTTTTTCCAAGTTATTTCACACTGAAGGTCTGAAGCCAATTTTGGTGATTGTAgctttaaagctctaggaggaggtAGAGTAGGAGTCAAATCCATGCCACATATAtttgcaaaagaaaataaagttttgcagaaaaaaaataaagtattgagcaaaaaagttgttttacaaacaaaataaagaatTGCAAAAGAAAAGTAgtgcaaaaaataaagatataattaattacaaaaatctGAGAGCTGTAAAAGAAGCTTAAGAACTTTGATCCTTTATCTCTGAAACAGATTTTTTGCAGCAATGATTTTTGCAACAAATTTTCCATGGTCACACCTACTAATCTGTTTGCAATGTTCTTTTAATTCTGTGTTTCAGTCAAGTGTGAGTTGGCAACACTGTTTTCCCTTCACTTTTCTGTGCGTTTCACTTCATGGCATTGTTTTGACATTGGGGTGGAGTCAAGAAACTGGGGCGTGTTCAGCGGGCCTGGCCACACCTCCCACCAAGGGATGTCATCGACTTGAGACGCAGATCAAaacgactttttttttttttgcttgatactttatttttcttttacaatACTTTCTTTTGCAAATATATGTGGCATTGATTTGACTCCATATTAGAGAACCTTATTGCATTAACATAATAAAGGTTCACAAACAATTTCCCCAAAGGTATAAAAATTTGTCACACAATCAAGCAGAGGTTCTTTTATTTCCTGTGAAGTTCATTTCACATTGAGCTTTCCTTTCTGTCACAAGAGGGCGTAAAAGATCATGATACAGGTGATCATGTGACGAAAGCTGTGAATAGTGAAACTGCATTCACTCAAGTGACTGGATCTGTTACTTCTAGCACCACCAGCATTATATGGAAACACAGAGACAATgctggagttgttgtgaagaTCACTGAATGGGACTGGGATGGCAGCACTGAAATTCCCAACACCAAATTCAAATCCCGCGCAAGCATGGACAAACGAACTGGAGAGATATTTGCAGCTCAAACACACTGGAGTTTATACTGTCGACATCAACAGTgaagagcaaagaaaacaaTGAGTTAATGTAGATGAAAACAATACTTTCACGTTTCATTATCATcataattatttacatatattacaGCTTTGTTAGAAATAATTTGGTAGCTAATGTATTGGTCCTGggtcatatttataataaaaaatatatttaaacattaacgaacacattttttcatattgaaataaCAATATTGATGGATAACAATACAGCAGTgttatttaagttttaagtttttattttagttttgttttgttataatTTTGGTATATctttaattagtttttatttctatataataAATCAGTGCATAGTTTTcgtgttaattttagttaattttttgtcatttttttttgtgcttttgcaatgttatttttttatatattgctTTTAGGTTTCACTTTAGgcttaattcattttaattttagttttagttttccagttaataattttagtgtttCAAATGAAACTTATTTCAATTtattgccaaagcaacattcttaaattttcatttaaagtatttcaactaatttttatattatatttatattatatttcagcttaatttcaattaacagaaatgtttttaattagttaatttagttaaagttgcaataggtgattctctacagaaacatttttttgttatgctggttgaaagtctccttaTATCCTGATATCAATCACTATGTTaagtggtctaaatgtatttttatatatctatatcgtctgtggaaggcgtaggaccttaatatgtttgttcaatcattgcattcggtcaGAACAAAATGATCGCATGTGTCCCTCTCGGTCAATTTGTGTTTGCATACCACTGCGCAGCCGGTTCACGCAGACAACGCTGTGCAGACAGAGTGAGAATGGCAGGCAAACAGCAGCAACCTAACTTTCCTTCTGAACCGACAACACGTGGCAAAGGATCTACAAAAAGAAAGACACTCTTAGATCAGAAGAGCTAAAACCGGAATTAGCATTGGTGTTGCTTTTCCACGCTGGAGACAACTGCGGGAGTCAATGGGTCTGGAAGATGATCTGCCATGGTTCAGTATTTCTTTTGGCCAGGTAGGTACATGGTATGATTCgattttgatgtgttttgacAGTATAACGCATAATGTAGCTTAGCACCCAGCATTAATTGGgaacaatttttatattttcaaagttATTCACTGTACTGTAAGTGTAAAGTCTTCTCATTGGTGAATGACACATGATGAAATCCAATAATGTTGTCTCTGGTCGTCTCATTGTCTTtgtgcgcgttcatgtgttttgggggaggcgtggctttggacagCGATTTGCCCGGAGGATGGGATtcatatgctttcaatgctagcagggaAAGTTAGCATTTCCaagatcacctactgcacctttaatgataatattaataacgCTGTTATGTACAGCtgcataaaataattacatttttattaaaattaataataatatattgcatATTTAGTATGTAATTTATCGGCTGCATATTTACTTTGTCAACAAGATGGCGCTGCGAATAGCTGCCTCAGTTTGTAGCTCTTTGGTACTTTtactatttttgtttgttagtCCTGTTTTAGGTAACTTTTTTCATAGTCataggctgtgtccgaaatcgcccccatacccttaaatagggcactatttgaggggacagccatttgtagtggtgtccgaaaccatagcggatgatgttgagtgcactcattcaatcccacaatgcaccgcaataacgagtgtacaaccgatgcatgctcaacggctagagaatacccataatgcactgtgagagtcgcgcgctgcatgaattcccgcgtctcgccaggagatggcgcccgcagctgaatcaatcatccattcattttccaaaccgcgctggtccagcattatcatacagatataaattcctttttaattgatcattaaatcgtttaaaaggtttgaacatcctagttcaacataaatattcattactactggagctgccagtttgctacatttcaaaagattattaaacaacagcacaaactatgtgaaatcggcagcccttccggcacactcagtgtccgaattcactcactcgtttcattcactccttcaagtggactatattagtggagtaatgtagggaatagagaatgagggtatagggggcgatttcggacacagccatagtcatagcaccacctgctggaAACAGGAATACCATATGCTTTACACtttaattcactcccagaaacacatttcaatatgccacgaagtaccaaacatactagaaacaagttaaatcatgaaacacttggctaagtgctaatgtatgtatttaacgccacgaaacaggaagttgtagtAACTctggcatacaatgtccgatctgctccaaacttcacatgtttgataatagtcctggcctgaagacatctacattgcaatattcagttacgctcaaagcgccacctgttggcagcaggaagtgtggcaattTGAAATGACTGTTGTAGATTATTTTTACGTATTCAAAACAAAGAACTcttgtaatgctctcttggccACTTGCATCAAAGTCAAGGCACTGATGTTTGCTTACAGAACAACAACTGGCTCTGCACCCCTGTACCTAAACTCACTGTTTCAGACTTATACACCAtccagaagcttgcgttctgaAGGTGAACAGCGctttgtggtgccatcccaaagaggCTCAAAATCACTTTCACTGACTTTTACCTGGACTGTTCCATGCTGATGGAATATCTTGACTAACTCCAACCATTTTAAAGAGACTGCTaaagatgcatttatttatttatttatttatttatttatttatttatttatttatttttttttttgtgaacactTGACCCATTATTTCtgtttaactaaaaaaaaaaaaaaactttctacGCATACTGTGCTAGACTAGCTGGAAATTGTCACTGCACTTATTGTTGCTTCCATTGTACTCCTactttgtaagtcgctttggataaagtgtaattgtatatgtataaaataataacagcaaTATTACAGTATAAAGGAATACAGCAATTGTCTTTTAATGTAGATATTTTTGCATGTTCTAAAATGATATAGTAAGCTTGCATTTCCTATAATACAATGATTAATACTGTAAATGTGCATGTTTGTTCCTTTCATTAAATGTATTCTGTactatattttgttaatttagcAGAATTGGTTTTAAAGGTtgatatttgtatgtatttccAAGAGATTGGAAGAGATTTAGAGATTGATTGAAGTTGTGAGTGgttctgtaaaaataaagattaatactgtaaatatgcaaatatttgtttttgaatttgtgctaattgcatttttataaataatttcttagttattgtacatgaaaaaaatcgatattttaaaagtaaattaatgTAGATGGACAGAGCAGCTTTATAAAATAACTCATAAAAACCTTAAATTCACAGAGATTAACCTGAAAGTTAGTCGTTTTCTATGTAATTTGACATAATTTATCAGTTTTtccactgtttaataaattattatacacagtaatatactgtaatttaatGAATTTTGACTGTAAAGTCtgttctgtatttttacagtttttgcatgtaattttgtgaaatggtTATTTGCTGTAATTTAACGGATTCTGTCTGGAAGACTTTTTACCGTTTTttttacaggatttttttttttacagtgtatgtattatattatttacaaaccagttatttaggagttgtcagtggttcataagatcatttagaaagtgtaagtaaattattaataaactatttaaatgtacatttatgcatcttattatttagacatatagtaatagttaataaatgttttaataaatgctttattaacacatattcctattgtaattcatgattattcagatagttataaaacatttagtaggtgtcagttaactatttttgtaaagtgaggacTGTTTATGCcttgtaaagcttttataaaggagatttaaaggatacagaacatagaaacTTTACGAAGGGTaatttgatataaaattaaaaataaaccactGCAAtgtcacagaaaataaaaattcctgTACACCTCCAGAAAACTAAATGAAACTAAGCCTTTGCAATCCCatataaaaataactttctGTAAGttgtaaacattgctgaataaaaatgtatcactgccaacactggattacagaATGCAGCaaataaagttttataaaacaataataatataataaaatatttcagtgtcaaaactacctcagtactaactttaaaacattagagaacagcagtgcagaagataaCTTTTTATCtcctttgtaaagctttacgaggcataaaAGGTcttcactttagatgagctcacaacaatagttaactgaccacttctaaatgttttataactacctgaattaatcatgaattacagtagaaatatgtgttaataaagcatttattaacacactgagtaactattactatatgtctaaataataatatgtataaatgtatgtttaaatagtttattaatcatttacttcaCTTCCTAAATGATTTTATGAACCACTGataactcctaaataactggtttgtaaataacatACTtattttagaaatgataaattgatcattaataaagtatgaaaatacagttattaaacacattatagatatgctagTAAATCaggaacaaagcatttataggtgtatttataaactgcttactaatgtctattaatgctttataaatgatgaattgactttttgaatgtttaactaatgcttcatagcatgtagttattataaagtgttaccgttgagtaaaggcaaaatgcacaagatatagtaccttcaatgccttTAGATGGCAATATTGCTTCTTTATATCAAAAACAAACTGCttcagaaaaagttaggtgccatgaaaaatgtaatttgtaattgcattactcatcacataTGTAGTGGAGTAATCATATGGAAGAAAGACCCTCTCACCTGGATTTGTTTGATGCTCTGGTTGTGAGTGTGATGTTTCcaattattgtttgttttacccccattgatatatttatatcagCTCTGTCCTGGAACACAGTTGACTtgtatcaatatatatatatatatatatatatatatatatatatatatatatatatatatatatatatatatattatatcagtTGCATTACCAATTGTAGTGAAAGCCTCTTAAAAAAATCATGCACAGTCATATAGTGTCTCTGGTGATCTCTTGtggaaaaaaatcacattaatcTGCATATGATAGCTGCCAGAGGGGACTATAGTTTCTCTATGGAGATTCTGAAAATAAACTGGAATAGGGCAACAAAAGTCTAAATtgaaacttgattttttttttttttttttttttttttttgtggattcCCATTCCAAATGTGTAAGTTTTAAGCTCTTAGACCACTTAGATGAACACCTGATTTTTAAAAACCCAAAGAGAAGAGTAGGGTTGAATAATAATTAGgctattagttaacattatccATTAAGCTGTCTGAGTGATGTCAGCAGAAAACATGCACTTATGAATCATTAACAGTAAAAATAAGTGTAgtgttgattatgatttcatgcTGACTGTAAATGACTAGTATAAATGATCAGTGTGTCAATGTTATTCTTTAAGGTTGCTGTGCTGCTTGCTTGGGAGACACTAGAAgagtaagttttttttcttaattccTTGTGGAAAATCATTACTGTATGCAATATTACAGACAACTGAAATCGATCTTCTCTATGGGTGCTGTGCAGTAATATACATATTCTGTTTCATGTCTGACCAATCAGCAGCATCCAGGACCTAAActactgtatgtgtttttataatgtacatttaaaaatgaggattttttccccctcagaaatgTCCCCTCAATCGTGAATGAATGACTGATGCCCATCATAAATCCTTGTGACCCTTCaaatgcaaagccacatgtgaattttctcaattaaaaaaaaaaaaaaattaacctggTCATCGGCTCTAAATCCCAGCTTTACTAAAGCATCTGCTCTTAACCATCTGTGCCTTCATAACTTTGACTGTTACTTTTTGACCTTTCTGTCTGCTGGGCTGAGATGTAATGGAACTTCATCCTCTAGTTCGGAATATGAATCTGCTGCTACAAATCTTACTGGCACTAAACAGAGAGTAgcatataaacaaaacattctgtgtcatttttcttttgtggTGGAGAGTAGAGAaggcactttattttatttccctACCCAGGCATTGTTTTGCGCTCACAGCCAAAATGTGCTGAGTTTGATGCAGGacatgaactaataaaatagtaaacattgaatgcaatgtaaatcACATCGAATGAAATCCTctgtcaaatgtaaaatatgaatgaatgttaagacttctttgaaaaaaaaaaaaaaaaaggacttttGCTATTGGGGAAGTATGAAGAGGAAAACAtgcatattaaaacaaatatataaagtttaGTGAATTTATTTAGTCAATAAAAACTGTCCATCATAGTTTAGTTTGtataatttaatactttttttttttcatatttacagtTTAAAGATGTAAGCTACAACCTACTGTAAATCAGTTATtataaaacagctatttttaTGAGCACACCCAAaatattcactcaaaaattcATACATccggctaaaaaaaaaaaaaaaaaaaaaagatccagcACATAAATAGTCAATTTGTAATAAGCAGTTTATTAAGCAGTTTATTCAGTGCACTGAGGCATCTCCATGCTTGTCAAAGCCACGGACTAAAATCCTCATAGCTGTTTATCTTCCTCAATTTCAATTTACAGTTACgcattttatatttatgcatttagcatgCACTTTTATCCACAGCATCTCAGAGGAGCATATAAGCAATTTGTCACATCAACAATATTCATTGTTGATATTCACAGAGGTGAAATGCCAAGAGGAGAATATATTTCAACATGAATTTCTAGAAAGTTATGCTTTCTCTCAATCTGAATACCCATTGCTCCAGATACCCCAATTCACGGTTTTAGTACAGGCTGAATACATGTATGGTCAAAGAAAAATGAACAATTCAAGATTAAATAGGATTTATTCATCAGATCTCAATAAGCaaaagttattttgttcatgttttgaaGAATCTAAAACACAAAGTcccatattatttatttatatattttaatagttttaatgttgttaaatgtagaaatattttacataacTTTTCCTAAACAATTTTCAATTTCTGAATCTTTCTATTAATTTCCAGGTTTACATTAGTTTTGAGTCCCAGATTTTCATTGACTTTGAACCCTGACTGTAGatatatttgtaaaactaaacacaaaacataatcctctttatagtcattttaattCACAATCTTCCTAAAATTATGTTCCTCTGATAAAGAAATTCAAAGAATGACCCACTTCAAATGCATTATATGTGATTTTATGATGTGATTTATATGCATTAATAACTGTATATATGTGATTTTGTCAGTAGATTTCCCTGTCCAACAATCTATCATCTGCAATCTGAACAATCTGTTCAAGTGCCTTTAGTATCAGAACATCAATGTCATCCTCTGTGTCAATCTCCTCGTGGTAGTTCTTCACTGGGAAGATGTTTGACAATGGCACACCTACTTTGGTGCTGCACAACTCCATCTGGACAGAAGCAGAATGTTAGGTCAGAAAATTAGATGTGGCTGTTAGacaaaatcaaatcaacatggGCAATATGTACTTGAAATTTGTAGTAAAACACGTGTATGTCTTTGGATGATATCACATACCTTCTCTTTGATCTTCTTGCTAGTGTAGATCTTCCTTAGATCCTTGTTGACCAGCGGACATGCTTCATCCACTTTGGTCATGATAATCACTTGAGGAATCCCTACAGCAAATGCAGAGGCAATGTAAAGGCTCTATAACcatatttttttctcaacaAAATTGAGCACATTTGTGGCAGTTTGTTGAAAGGTATTTACATATCTACATAACTGACccacatactgtacattgtcTGGTCATATAAATAATTAAGCAGAAAAGGTGAGCCTGACATGCCCTGTTTGCACTTGGCATTACAATGGAGCCTGTATCTGGATTTTGTCCACCTACacactgaaaaacacacacaaacccaaCCCACTTTATGCCCACTTCTCTcttatataatgtaatgtaatgtatgtAAACTCATGAAAATCGAAATCAAACATTCATTGTCAGTTTTACCCTGATCATTGATTCTCTTGCGGATGATCTTCAACTTGTCAATAAGTTTATCATCTGTGAGTTGGACTGTATCTGCAGCTATGACATAAACCAGGCAGAAAGCCTGATCGGAGAGGGTAGGGTCACTGGTGTAATGCTGATCCTTATAAGTGAGTGCCTGCTCCTGGTTGAACTAAAAGATGGGAAATTCAGCAAAATTTGTTAAACGTCAAACttattgcacacacacaaacattatgttaaaataataatgtagtGGTTTATTACTTTATAGCCGTCCTTCACATGGCCAAACACAGCATTGATGATGTCATCTGTTTGTGACCCAGCCAACGCAGCAGCTTCTAAGCCCATTATATCCTTGAAGACGAAAGGCAAAGATTTTCTCCCACTTCTGATGGGGAATCCTTTGAGCTACAAATGAAGACCAAAATATAGAAGCACAAATATTTGTGAACAACTTCTAAGAAATATTCATATGATTAGCTAAAATGCTTAATGCACAAGAGTGGGTCAACTGACATTTATGGGTCTTTTAGAAAAAACATGCAACTACTGTATAGGTGACAAATACCTTTTGTGTGAAACTACGACTGTCACCAGCAGCTGTATTAACTAACGCTCTAGAGCAGATCCGTCCTTGAAAGACACTATCGATGGAGTTGATAAAGCTGGACTTTCCTGCTCCAACTTGTCCAGCTACCAGGATCTTGATGTGGTTTACATCTGGATCACTCAGAGAGAAGTTTTCCAGCTTTTCTTTCAGAgcttctttctgtctgtcaaaacaaaatacaattttgtGTCCTACAGAACTTCACTTGAAGcagatttgttttctttgtggCACAATGGAGTCTTACTGTCTGTATCTGGAATAACATTACAACACtacactttttttaatgaaatgatatAATGCTATATAACCTTATTTAGATCTTATGTAAATTTCTCTATTTCCACACTGCTTGTATAAGCAAGTATGCACATTTTTGGAACTTTACTACATAAATCTACGCTTGGTGAAACGagttaaaatgtaaaagttaaATATGAGAATTTATAATGTTTGTGGGCCAAGCTGCTGCTATctagtgaaaaaaataaaaataacttcatGTCAGGTCAAAATCGTGTTATGAAAATACTGGCCAGTAGATGGCAGAAGTGTTCTGCGTCCACCCGCTGTGAAAGAATTCTAGACTTTCTGCTAAgaaaatatacatttgaatatttattttgaaatgatccaactattatttaacattatttataacattttttaaattatgtattttttttttaatgtttggtgTTTATATAATAGTGATAGTTTTGAAGCgtcttttttttgcagtgatgcttACAGCCATAAATTAATTTCACTTTCTCTGTCTAAGTGTGTGGGGGTGGGTGTGAGAAAATGATGTACTCTGGAAGTCTCACTCCTTCATTTCTGTGTGTCTTTTTTCAAAATTGCGGCtgatatataaattttattcaacacatattcaaaaaaaataaataaaaaataaatgctctGCTTTTATCGTCTTTCATTTTCTGTGGTCGGTCAATTTTGACTGCGAACGGCCAAGAAGAGACTTTAATGACCACTTAGACTCATCAAATGAAGtccagtttttatttttcagattgCATATCTAAAAAGGTTCAAAATGAGGAAACCACTTTTATATCCGCATATTCATCATTTATTAGGCTAGTATGTTcgattattacttttattaaatttattttaaaataaaacaaacaaataaataaaattaaatgttgaaCTCAAAACATAAGGCATGGCCAGCTGAATGAAACGATTTATATCACTTACTGTTACCAAATCACATGATAGTTTCAATGCCAATATTGAGGATAAAATGGGTAATTTTCACCAAgtaaaatgttgtgataaaatGCCTTTCTGAAGCTACAACAGACGACTTGA
This window encodes:
- the LOC127509398 gene encoding interferon-induced protein 44-like isoform X2 encodes the protein MGGSESKPIQQEVHQPKPNPELDEPWRKFDWGQKEALKEKLENFSLSDPDVNHIKILVAGQVGAGKSSFINSIDSVFQGRICSRALVNTAAGDSRSFTQKLKGFPIRSGRKSLPFVFKDIMGLEAAALAGSQTDDIINAVFGHVKDGYKFNQEQALTYKDQHYTSDPTLSDQAFCLVYVIAADTVQLTDDKLIDKLKIIRKRINDQGIPQVIIMTKVDEACPLVNKDLRKIYTSKKIKEKMELCSTKVGVPLSNIFPVKNYHEEIDTEDDIDVLILKALEQIVQIADDRLLDREIY
- the LOC127509398 gene encoding interferon-induced protein 44-like isoform X1 gives rise to the protein MGGSESKPIQQEVHQPKPNPEPKPNPELDEPWRKFDWGQKEALKEKLENFSLSDPDVNHIKILVAGQVGAGKSSFINSIDSVFQGRICSRALVNTAAGDSRSFTQKLKGFPIRSGRKSLPFVFKDIMGLEAAALAGSQTDDIINAVFGHVKDGYKFNQEQALTYKDQHYTSDPTLSDQAFCLVYVIAADTVQLTDDKLIDKLKIIRKRINDQGIPQVIIMTKVDEACPLVNKDLRKIYTSKKIKEKMELCSTKVGVPLSNIFPVKNYHEEIDTEDDIDVLILKALEQIVQIADDRLLDREIY